The following are from one region of the Pyxidicoccus trucidator genome:
- a CDS encoding DUF6310 domain-containing protein yields the protein MRFRSCIALLLLLSACATTEPRPGEPVARSPSMANLQRAAALPWRDEGRCVVQEASHPWPVLVERCFHTLDTRKVRFHDPERRCTVASAGAVAVPAMVGICLLSQPYILVGAVVIIGAVVVAVAIHEELEAYELRRPYSEDAEPVPHLGGDALHNQCADRVPLNGFPGSDVLVNGKRFDALQPRARVLWEVKTDNFDTYSPDLRDIVLRKQIAELQREARLARECGYHFSIGVRSASHGAALERLDPTLEIVVMDWC from the coding sequence ATGCGTTTCCGCTCCTGCATCGCACTGCTGCTCCTTCTCTCCGCCTGCGCGACGACGGAGCCTCGCCCAGGCGAGCCGGTGGCCCGCAGCCCAAGTATGGCCAACCTCCAGAGAGCGGCAGCCCTGCCCTGGAGGGACGAGGGGCGCTGCGTCGTCCAGGAGGCCTCCCATCCCTGGCCCGTACTCGTGGAGCGGTGCTTTCACACACTCGACACTCGCAAAGTCCGCTTCCACGACCCCGAGCGTCGCTGCACGGTGGCCTCGGCGGGCGCGGTGGCGGTGCCCGCGATGGTCGGCATCTGCCTCTTGTCCCAGCCGTACATCCTCGTGGGAGCGGTGGTCATCATCGGCGCCGTGGTGGTGGCCGTCGCCATCCACGAGGAGTTGGAGGCCTATGAGCTGCGGCGGCCCTACTCCGAGGATGCGGAGCCCGTGCCGCACCTGGGGGGCGATGCCCTGCACAACCAGTGCGCCGACAGGGTTCCGCTGAATGGCTTCCCTGGCTCGGACGTGCTCGTCAACGGGAAGCGCTTCGACGCACTTCAACCCCGCGCGCGCGTGCTGTGGGAGGTCAAGACCGACAACTTCGACACGTACTCGCCCGACCTGCGAGACATCGTGCTCAGAAAGCAGATAGCGGAGCTACAGCGCGAGGCCAGACTGGCCAGGGAATGTGGGTATCATTTCAGCATTGGCGTGCGAAGCGCCTCGCACGGAGCCGCACTGGAGCGCTTGGACCCCACTCTTGAAATT